From the Helianthus annuus cultivar XRQ/B chromosome 17, HanXRQr2.0-SUNRISE, whole genome shotgun sequence genome, the window CCTCTGTTGTTTCTTCCACGACCCCGGCCCCGACCTCGGTATGAAGACTGGCCCGGGTCTTGGGACTGGTCGGCGACGGCTGAATGACCCGAAGGCTGAGCAGAATGTTGGGCTGGGGCTGCGGTAGCTGGTGCGAGAAGGACAGAGGTTGATGACCCCTTCTGAGCGTCAATCCGAATAGCTTCATCGTGCAACAGGCTAATGGCCAGATCCCAGTCAGCATCACGGTTGTTGATGAAGGAGGACGTGGTACTGTATTCAGCTGGTAACCCACGAACTAGTTAGAGAACAAGTCTGGAATCGGAGACTGAATGATCTACATCAGCAAGTTGATTGGCCAGGCTTTTCAACTATTTACAATAGTCATCCAATGAAGAACATGCTGTAAGAGTTAGGTTGCAGAAACGGGTTTCGAGGGCTGCAACCCTCGCCTTCTTGTTGCTTAAAAATATCTTTTCTAACTTGACCCATGCATCACGAGCCGTTGAATTAGTCTCCAAGATCCGGTCCAAGAGATCATCTGAAACAGTACTGTATATCCATTGGAGCACGAGAGCATCCAACTTTTTCCACAGCGGGTAATCAGGATTGGTTTTATCGGGGGCTAGTGTCTCATCAATGTGGTTCGCAACCTTATAGGCTACGACGTGAAGATTGAACAGTTTGGTCCAGGTTGAATAGGTTATGGTTGTGCCATCTAGGGTTCTGATTTTGGTATGAATATTTGTAACAGAGTAGGCTGGGTGTAGGGAAGTTGGTTTGGGTGGTTCAAAAGATGATTCGGTTGTCTTACTCATGGTGGTCGACGGCTGAGCTAGggttgagaagaagaagaaaagaaaaatgtgacatctgtgcctccacggccatcaaacaaataccaaatcaatgaaatactgtatttcatacttgggatttgtataaatatgtgtatcatttgcacatatcaattctcgttcgatttcaagctctaaatcgctttctggaaagttatacgcgaactgatgcgtaaacgtaatcagtttaacgcgacaaacactccggaatagtgacataggcttaacataccttaaataacctttacataacttagaaataagttttggagggtttggtgtgtcgaaatcaagtttattcgcttacagggactaattttgacaaactgcgaaagtatgctgatttttactgtaacgaacattccggaacttgatcataagttaaacatgccctaaatatcctttacatagcttagaaataggctttgaggtgtttggtgtgcaaaaataaacttattggtcattcagggactaaaagcgtcaaaaagtgcacaagtttgcattttcgcgcatatcttacgttctgaatatatccggacttccaaaaatttatgtaatcattaaaatattatattttagtgattggcatgataaaattccatttgtcgctcaatttggatcgtttttgcgttcgttacgacttccgtcgtaattaaccaaacaacgcaaccgtacgaccaaacgaaccgacatccgagatatttttgagcatgttttgagttcccaatactttaacttcattttagagccttgaaatgaggttaacgaggcttaaacgtgtcaaaaatgggccaaaatgcaAATTTCTAAGCTGTAGGGACTGAAATTGtcaatctgccaaagttggccaggcggcccgcgtaagcccaagccttattcttacgcggggcgcgtgagcctATCA encodes:
- the LOC110925017 gene encoding uncharacterized protein LOC110925017, which translates into the protein MSKTTESSFEPPKPTSLHPAYSVTNIHTKIRTLDGTTITYSTWTKLFNLHVVAYKVANHIDETLAPDKTNPDYPLWKKLDALVLQWIYSTVSDDLLDRILETNSTARDAWVKLEKIFLSNKKARVAALETRFCNLTLTACSSLDDYCK